A genomic region of Vigna radiata var. radiata cultivar VC1973A unplaced genomic scaffold, Vradiata_ver6 scaffold_86, whole genome shotgun sequence contains the following coding sequences:
- the LOC106754212 gene encoding RING-H2 finger protein ATL40-like, which produces MSYFDNDHDHSPLFQNHNDFNRRILITAIVSLSVVLLLVFALHIYARFFLRRQTRRRSAIYQLSLNVAHAQAQPPNTGLDPAVITALPTFPFKQQNDAVECAVCLSLLEDGEHVRLLPNCKHSFHVGCIDKWLASHSTCPLCRSKAEPLRFEPVQREDPTRLALPTAPVSFENVEGTSDGGNGSPKINGSNSRLSSFRRILSRERSLRRIQPSTHDDVEQDLERQ; this is translated from the coding sequence ATGAGTTACTTCGACAACGATCACGACCACAGTCCGTTATTCCAGAACCACAATGACTTCAACCGGAGGATACTAATCACCGCCATAGTTTCCCTATCAGTCGTGCTACTTTTAGTCTTTGCTCTTCACATATACGCAAGGTTTTTTCTGCGCCGTCAAACTCGCCGCCGAAGCGCCATATACCAACTCAGTCTCAACGTCGCTCACGCGCAAGCCCAACCGCCAAACACCGGCCTCGACCCCGCCGTCATCACCGCTCTCCCCACTTTCCCCTTCAAACAACAGAACGACGCCGTTGAGTGCGCCGTCTGCTTGAGCCTTCTCGAAGACGGAGAACATGTCAGACTTCTTCCTAATTGCAAGCATAGCTTCCACGTCGGCTGCATCGACAAGTGGCTCGCCTCACACTCCACGTGTCCCCTTTGTCGATCCAAAGCGGAACCGCTCCGATTTGAACCGGTCCAGCGCGAGGACCCCACCCGGTTGGCTCTTCCCACCGCCCCGGTATCGTTCGAAAACGTGGAAGGAACATCCGACGGTGGTAATGGGTCACCTAAAATCAACGGCTCCAATTCCAGGTTGAGTTCGTTTCGAAGAATTCTCAGCAGAGAGAGATCGTTGAGGAGAATCCAACCTTCTACGCATGATGATGTTGAACAGGACTTAGAGAGACAGTGA
- the LOC106754250 gene encoding PLASMODESMATA CALLOSE-BINDING PROTEIN 5: protein MPKSEPFPSCHFFLLLLLCGFVGGDTPSREVWCVAKNNAEDAALQSAVEWACGAGGADCGSIQGGGPCFDPSSVQNTASYAFNDYFRKHEISEENCNFGNNAAVTSLNPSFGNCKFPSSSIINNGSLSGSASSTGSMPGEDTSGCGGVVRRWWFWPFVIAAHLFSVVSFSPLSILDL from the exons ATGCCCAAGTCAGAACCTTTTCCTTCGTGtcacttctttcttcttctccttctatgTGGCTTTGTCGGCGGCGACACACCGTCGCGGGAGGTGTGGTGCGTGGCCAAGAACAACGCGGAGGACGCGGCGCTGCAGTCGGCTGTTGAGTGGGCATGCGGCGCCGGTGGGGCCGATTGCGGATCGATCCAGGGAGGAGGGCCCTGCTTCGACCCTTCCAGCGTGCAGAATACGGCGTCGTACGCTTTCAATGATTATTTCCGAAAACACGAGATCTCAGAAGAGAATTGTAACTTCGGCAACAATGCCGCCGTCACCTCCTTGAACCCCA gTTTCGGTAATTGCAAGTTCCCTTCTAG TTCGATAATAAACAACGGAAGCCTCTCGGGATCCGCGTCATCGACGGGATCGATGCCCGGTGAAGACACGAGTGGGTGCGGTGGAGTTGTTCGGAGGTGGTGGTTTTGGCCATTTGTTATCGCCGCTCATTTATTCTCCGTAGTTTCATTTTCACCCCTATCTATTTTGGATTTGTAG